The following coding sequences lie in one Cronobacter universalis NCTC 9529 genomic window:
- a CDS encoding YoaH family protein, with translation MFAGLPSLTHEQQQQAVERIQELMSQGMSSGEAIAQVAQEIRATHKGDRIVARFEDEDEEE, from the coding sequence ATGTTTGCAGGTTTACCTTCTCTCACCCATGAACAACAACAGCAAGCGGTCGAACGAATTCAGGAGCTGATGTCGCAGGGCATGAGCAGCGGCGAGGCCATCGCGCAGGTGGCCCAGGAGATCCGCGCCACCCATAAAGGCGATCGCATCGTCGCGCGCTTTGAAGACGAGGACGAAG
- the pabB gene encoding aminodeoxychorismate synthase component 1, which yields MNTNQTPELISLPWRADALQQTFSALQHQPWAMLLHSGFAEHAHNRFDILVADPRVTLTTRGALTMTQDAEGCQQSDDDPLCLLHAALARFPFSPAPDEDFPFQGGALGLFGYDLGRRFERLPSQASADLNAPDMAVGIYDWALVADHHRERLTLLCYGDASARLAWLDAQQPVETAPFRLTTPWRSNMKREEYGEKFRQVQAYLLSGDCYQVNLAQRFCAQYEGSEWQAFLRLNAANRAPFSAFLRLPDQAILSLSPERFIRLHDSAIETRPIKGTLPRLSNPEDDARQALRLANSPKDRAENLMIVDLLRNDIGRVATPGSVKVPELFVVEPFPAVHHLVSTITATLPPSLHATDLLRASFPGGSITGAPKVRAMEIIEELEPQRRNAWCGSIGYLSFCGAMDTSITIRTLTADGGALYCSAGGGIVADSEEAAEYQETFDKVNRILHALER from the coding sequence ATGAATACGAACCAGACTCCTGAACTGATCTCCCTGCCCTGGCGCGCCGATGCGCTGCAACAGACCTTTTCTGCGCTACAACACCAGCCGTGGGCGATGCTGCTGCACTCGGGTTTTGCCGAGCACGCCCACAACCGTTTCGACATTCTGGTAGCCGACCCGCGCGTCACGCTGACCACGCGGGGGGCGCTCACTATGACGCAAGACGCAGAGGGTTGCCAGCAGAGCGACGACGATCCGCTGTGTCTGCTGCACGCGGCGCTGGCGCGTTTTCCGTTTTCGCCCGCGCCAGATGAGGATTTCCCGTTTCAGGGCGGCGCGCTCGGGCTGTTTGGCTACGATCTCGGGCGGCGCTTCGAACGGCTGCCATCACAGGCCAGCGCCGATCTCAACGCGCCGGATATGGCGGTCGGCATCTATGACTGGGCGCTGGTAGCCGATCATCACCGCGAGCGCCTGACGCTGCTCTGCTACGGCGATGCCAGCGCGCGTCTCGCCTGGCTTGACGCACAGCAGCCGGTTGAGACCGCGCCGTTTCGCTTAACCACGCCCTGGCGCTCCAACATGAAGCGCGAGGAATATGGCGAGAAATTCCGCCAGGTTCAGGCGTATCTGCTAAGCGGCGACTGCTATCAGGTCAATCTCGCGCAGCGGTTTTGCGCGCAGTACGAAGGCAGCGAATGGCAGGCGTTTTTAAGGCTCAATGCCGCTAACCGCGCCCCGTTCAGCGCCTTTCTGCGCCTGCCGGATCAGGCGATTCTAAGCCTGTCGCCGGAGCGGTTTATCCGTCTGCACGACAGCGCCATCGAGACGCGCCCCATTAAAGGCACGCTGCCGCGCTTGTCCAATCCCGAGGACGATGCCCGCCAGGCTTTAAGGCTCGCGAACTCGCCTAAAGATCGCGCCGAAAATCTTATGATTGTCGATCTGCTGCGTAACGACATTGGCCGCGTGGCGACGCCTGGCAGCGTCAAAGTGCCGGAGCTGTTTGTGGTCGAGCCGTTCCCGGCGGTGCATCATCTGGTCAGCACCATTACCGCGACGCTGCCGCCGTCGCTTCACGCCACCGATCTCCTGCGCGCGAGCTTCCCCGGCGGCTCTATCACCGGCGCGCCCAAGGTGCGGGCGATGGAAATTATTGAGGAACTGGAGCCGCAGCGGCGCAACGCCTGGTGCGGCAGCATCGGTTATCTCAGCTTCTGCGGCGCGATGGACACCAGCATTACCATCCGCACGCTGACCGCCGACGGCGGCGCGCTGTACTGCTCTGCGGGCGGCGGCATCGTGGCGGACAGCGAGGAAGCGGCGGAATATCAGGAAACTTTTGATAAAGTTAACCGTATCCTGCACGCATTAGAGAGGTGA
- a CDS encoding CoA pyrophosphatase yields the protein MENSPLTLDRFLSRFQLLRPQMSRSSLNQRQAAVLVPVVRRPEPGLLLTQRAATLRKHAGQVAFPGGAVDATDASLIAAALREAQEEVAIPPEAVEVIGVLPPVDSVTGFQVTPVVGIIPPDLPYHASEDEVAAVFEMPLAEALRLGRYHPLDIHRRGNHHRVWLSWYQHYFVWGMTAGIIRELALQIGHKP from the coding sequence ATGGAGAATAGCCCGCTGACGCTCGACCGGTTTTTATCGCGTTTCCAGCTTCTGCGCCCGCAGATGAGCCGTTCCAGCCTGAATCAACGCCAGGCCGCGGTGCTGGTGCCGGTGGTGCGCCGCCCGGAACCGGGCCTGCTGCTGACGCAGCGCGCGGCCACGCTTCGCAAGCACGCGGGCCAGGTGGCCTTCCCCGGCGGCGCCGTCGATGCCACCGACGCCTCGCTAATCGCGGCGGCGCTGCGCGAGGCGCAGGAAGAAGTGGCTATCCCGCCCGAGGCGGTGGAGGTTATCGGCGTGCTGCCGCCGGTCGACAGCGTGACCGGTTTTCAGGTGACGCCCGTGGTGGGCATTATCCCGCCGGATCTGCCGTATCACGCCAGTGAAGATGAAGTGGCGGCGGTCTTTGAGATGCCGCTTGCCGAGGCGCTGCGGCTCGGGCGCTATCACCCGCTCGACATCCACCGGCGCGGCAATCATCACCGCGTCTGGCTCTCCTGGTATCAGCACTATTTTGTCTGGGGCATGACCGCAGGCATTATTCGTGAGCTGGCGCTACAAATCGGCCACAAACCCTGA
- the sdaA gene encoding L-serine ammonia-lyase, whose translation MISIFDMFKVGIGPSSSHTVGPMKAGKQFVDDLVEKGLLQDVTRVAVDVYGSLSLTGKGHHTDIAIIMGLAGNEPATVDIDAIPAFIRDVETRGRLLLAQGAHEVDFPKDNGMRFQSDNLPLHENGMTIHAYSGEKEIYSKTYYSIGGGFIVDEEHFGKTASNEVSVPYPFHSAKDLLAHCKETGLSLSGLVMKNELALHSKKEIEDYFADVWQTMRACIDRGMNTEGVLPGPLRVPRRASALRRMLVSSDKLSNDPMIVVDWVNMFALAVNEENAAGGRVVTAPTNGACGIVPAVLAYYDHFIESVSPDIYIRYFLAAGAIGALYKMNASISGAEVGCQGEVGVACSMAAAGLAELLGASPEQVCVAAEIGMEHNLGLTCDPVAGQVQVPCIERNAIASVKAINAARMAMRRTSEPRVSLDKVIETMYETGKDMNAKYRETSRGGLAIKVQCD comes from the coding sequence GTGATTAGTATATTCGACATGTTTAAGGTGGGCATTGGCCCCTCCTCTTCCCATACCGTAGGTCCGATGAAGGCCGGGAAGCAGTTCGTCGATGACCTGGTCGAAAAAGGATTATTGCAGGACGTGACCCGCGTCGCGGTGGACGTCTACGGCTCGCTCTCATTGACCGGCAAAGGGCACCACACCGACATCGCCATTATTATGGGCCTGGCGGGCAACGAACCCGCCACGGTGGATATCGACGCCATACCTGCGTTTATCCGTGATGTCGAAACCCGCGGTCGCCTGCTGCTCGCGCAGGGCGCTCATGAAGTGGATTTCCCGAAAGATAACGGGATGCGTTTTCAGAGCGACAATCTGCCGCTGCATGAAAACGGCATGACCATTCACGCTTACAGCGGCGAGAAAGAGATCTACAGCAAAACCTATTACTCCATCGGCGGCGGCTTTATCGTCGACGAAGAGCATTTCGGCAAAACCGCCAGCAATGAAGTGAGCGTGCCGTATCCGTTCCATTCCGCCAAAGATCTGCTGGCCCATTGCAAAGAGACCGGCCTGTCGCTCTCCGGCCTGGTGATGAAAAACGAGCTGGCGCTGCACAGCAAAAAAGAGATTGAAGACTATTTCGCCGATGTCTGGCAGACCATGCGCGCCTGTATCGATCGCGGGATGAATACCGAGGGCGTGCTGCCGGGCCCGCTGCGCGTACCGCGTCGCGCCTCCGCGCTGCGCCGCATGCTGGTTTCCAGCGATAAGCTCTCCAACGATCCGATGATCGTGGTCGACTGGGTGAACATGTTTGCGCTTGCCGTGAACGAAGAGAACGCCGCGGGCGGCCGTGTGGTTACCGCGCCGACCAACGGCGCGTGCGGCATCGTACCGGCGGTTCTGGCCTACTATGATCACTTTATTGAATCGGTAAGTCCGGATATCTACATTCGCTACTTCCTGGCGGCGGGCGCTATCGGCGCGCTGTACAAAATGAACGCCTCTATTTCCGGCGCCGAAGTGGGCTGCCAGGGTGAAGTGGGTGTCGCCTGCTCAATGGCGGCGGCGGGCCTGGCGGAGCTGCTGGGCGCGAGCCCGGAGCAGGTCTGCGTGGCGGCGGAAATCGGTATGGAACATAACCTGGGCCTTACCTGCGATCCGGTCGCAGGCCAGGTGCAGGTGCCGTGCATCGAGCGTAACGCCATTGCCTCCGTGAAGGCGATTAACGCCGCGCGTATGGCGATGCGACGCACCAGCGAGCCGCGCGTCTCGCTCGATAAAGTCATCGAGACCATGTATGAAACCGGCAAAGATATGAACGCCAAATACCGTGAAACCTCACGCGGCGGCCTGGCCATTAAGGTCCAGTGCGATTAA
- a CDS encoding EAL domain-containing protein — MQKAQRIIRAYRRRRLILCFALALLTLLVTLGIRYLADRKQYQHDTTRYASRAVETIEELLVPLDAARTALLPLVGVPCLQVHRQLREMAASLQTVRSIALVNDGILYCSSIFGERNVPVHQLQPHLPSPTPLMRLSRDSSLIKGSPVLILWTPSLDSGESGVLQAVNIEFIASLLLNPHPPVIEHVLFDVAGKHLEYGRGLTETAHASNGLTQYQQTSERYPFSVTLLGPSPDALALKNLPGQLPLAVLLSLLIGYIAWLATARRMSFSWEINLGIANNEFEVYCQPLVSGKTGECTGAELLLRWNNPRLGPIAPDVFIPLAEQLKLINALTRYVLIKTVAQRHYFPASADFHIGVNIAASHFQGGVIIDDLKRYWYPSRPVQPLFLELTERDALPEVDYRVAHDLRQLGVKLAIDDFGTGQSSLSYLETLSPDVLKMDKRFTAAIGTDAVNSTVTDIIIAMARRLKIELVAEGVETEEQAAYLCRLGVPVLQGYLFARPMPLSELPQWLEQRRAHPGTPFWRRRLPAPMV, encoded by the coding sequence ATGCAAAAAGCGCAGCGCATTATCCGGGCTTACCGCCGTCGGCGGTTGATCCTCTGTTTTGCCCTCGCCCTTCTGACGTTACTGGTGACGCTGGGAATACGCTATCTTGCCGACCGCAAACAGTATCAGCACGACACCACGCGCTACGCCTCGCGCGCGGTGGAAACGATTGAAGAGCTGCTGGTGCCGCTCGACGCCGCACGTACCGCGCTGCTGCCGCTGGTAGGCGTGCCATGCCTGCAGGTGCACCGCCAGTTGCGGGAGATGGCCGCCAGCCTGCAGACGGTGCGATCCATTGCGCTGGTTAATGACGGCATCCTCTATTGCTCCAGCATTTTCGGCGAGCGCAACGTGCCGGTGCATCAGTTGCAGCCCCATTTGCCTTCCCCAACGCCCCTGATGCGCCTCTCGCGCGACAGCTCGCTGATTAAAGGCAGTCCGGTGCTGATCCTCTGGACGCCCTCTCTCGACAGCGGCGAATCAGGTGTGTTACAGGCGGTCAACATTGAGTTTATCGCCAGCCTTTTGCTCAATCCGCACCCGCCCGTTATCGAGCATGTGCTGTTCGACGTGGCGGGCAAACATCTGGAATATGGCCGCGGCCTGACGGAAACGGCGCACGCGAGTAACGGGCTGACGCAATATCAGCAAACGTCAGAACGCTACCCGTTCTCCGTGACGCTGCTGGGGCCCTCGCCGGACGCGCTGGCGCTGAAAAATCTGCCGGGCCAGCTACCGCTTGCTGTACTGCTGAGCCTGCTGATTGGCTATATCGCCTGGCTTGCGACCGCCCGACGCATGAGTTTCTCCTGGGAGATCAACCTCGGTATCGCCAACAATGAGTTTGAAGTCTACTGCCAGCCGCTGGTAAGCGGTAAAACCGGCGAATGCACCGGAGCGGAGCTGCTGCTGCGCTGGAACAATCCGCGCCTCGGGCCGATTGCGCCGGATGTGTTTATCCCGCTTGCCGAACAGCTTAAGCTGATTAACGCGCTAACGCGGTATGTGCTGATAAAAACCGTCGCGCAGCGTCACTATTTCCCGGCATCCGCCGATTTTCATATCGGGGTGAATATCGCCGCCAGCCATTTTCAGGGGGGCGTGATTATTGACGATCTGAAGCGCTACTGGTATCCGTCGCGCCCGGTTCAGCCGCTGTTTCTGGAGCTTACCGAACGCGACGCGCTGCCGGAGGTGGATTATCGCGTGGCTCACGATTTGCGCCAGCTCGGCGTGAAACTGGCGATCGACGATTTCGGCACCGGCCAAAGTTCGCTCTCCTATCTCGAAACGCTCAGCCCTGACGTGCTCAAAATGGATAAACGCTTTACGGCGGCTATCGGCACCGACGCGGTGAACTCGACCGTCACGGACATTATTATCGCGATGGCGAGAAGGCTGAAAATTGAACTGGTGGCGGAAGGCGTGGAAACCGAAGAGCAGGCCGCGTATTTGTGCCGCCTCGGCGTGCCAGTATTGCAGGGGTATTTATTCGCGCGCCCGATGCCGCTCAGCGAGCTGCCGCAGTGGCTGGAGCAACGGCGCGCCCATCCGGGCACGCCGTTCTGGCGCCGGCGTCTTCCGGCGCCGATGGTCTGA
- the yoaE gene encoding CNNM family cation transport protein YoaE: MEFLMDPSIWVGLLTLVVLEIVLGIDNLVFIAILADKLPPKQRDKARLIGLSLALVMRLGLLSLISWMVTLTRPLFTVWELSFSGRDLIMLLGGLFLLFKATTELHERLENRQHNDSHGKGYASFWVVVAQIVVLDAVFSLDAVITAVGMVNHLPVMMAAVVIAMGVMLLASKPLTNFVNAHPTVVVLCLSFLLMIGLSLVAEGFGFHIPKGYLYAAIGFSIIIEFFNQVARRNFLKHQSNLPLRARTAEAILRLMGNRRRPAPVSETEHHTVVPVHDEAFAEEERYMINGVLTLASRSLRSIMTPRGEISWVDANRSVDEIREQLLSSPHSLFPVCRGELDEIIGVVRAKELLMALEEGVDVAAIASATPVIVVPETLDPINLLGVLRRARGSFVIVNNEFGVVQGLVTPLDVLEAIAGEFPDADETPEIVHDGDGWLVKGSTDLHALQQTLDLPSLVNDEEDIATVAGLVIAINGQIPCVGDELAMPPLRITIVEANPYRVDLVRVVKDTPHHDEEE; this comes from the coding sequence ATGGAATTCTTAATGGACCCCTCGATTTGGGTGGGCTTATTAACGCTGGTGGTGCTGGAGATCGTTCTCGGCATCGACAACCTGGTGTTTATCGCCATTCTCGCGGACAAACTGCCGCCAAAGCAGCGCGATAAAGCGCGTTTGATTGGTTTATCCCTGGCGCTGGTGATGCGTCTGGGTCTGTTGTCGCTGATCTCCTGGATGGTGACGCTTACCCGTCCGCTCTTCACCGTGTGGGAACTGAGCTTCTCCGGCCGTGATTTGATCATGCTGCTCGGCGGCCTGTTCCTGCTGTTCAAGGCCACGACAGAGCTCCATGAACGGCTGGAAAACCGCCAGCATAACGACAGCCACGGCAAAGGCTACGCCAGCTTCTGGGTCGTCGTCGCGCAGATTGTGGTGCTGGACGCCGTCTTCTCGCTGGACGCCGTGATTACGGCGGTAGGCATGGTGAACCATCTGCCGGTAATGATGGCCGCGGTGGTGATTGCGATGGGCGTGATGCTGCTCGCCTCGAAGCCGCTGACCAACTTCGTTAACGCGCACCCGACGGTCGTGGTGCTCTGTCTGAGCTTCCTGCTGATGATTGGTCTGAGTCTTGTGGCGGAAGGCTTCGGTTTCCATATTCCGAAAGGCTACCTCTACGCGGCGATCGGTTTCTCTATCATCATCGAGTTCTTCAACCAGGTGGCGCGCCGCAACTTCCTGAAGCATCAGTCGAACCTGCCGCTGCGCGCGCGTACGGCGGAGGCGATTTTGCGTCTGATGGGCAATCGTCGCCGTCCCGCGCCGGTCAGTGAAACCGAGCATCACACCGTAGTGCCGGTGCATGACGAGGCGTTTGCGGAAGAAGAGCGTTACATGATCAACGGCGTGCTGACGCTGGCGTCCCGCTCGCTTCGCAGCATCATGACGCCGCGCGGCGAAATCAGCTGGGTGGACGCCAACCGCAGCGTGGATGAGATCCGCGAGCAGTTATTGTCCTCACCGCACAGCCTGTTCCCGGTGTGCCGTGGCGAGCTCGATGAAATCATCGGCGTGGTGCGCGCCAAAGAGCTGTTAATGGCGCTGGAAGAGGGCGTGGACGTCGCAGCTATCGCCTCGGCGACGCCGGTGATTGTGGTGCCGGAGACGCTGGATCCGATCAACCTGCTCGGCGTGCTGCGCCGCGCCCGCGGCAGCTTCGTTATCGTTAATAACGAGTTTGGCGTGGTGCAGGGGCTGGTGACGCCGCTGGACGTGCTGGAAGCTATCGCCGGTGAATTCCCGGACGCCGACGAAACGCCGGAAATCGTTCACGACGGCGACGGCTGGCTGGTGAAAGGGTCGACCGACCTCCATGCGCTGCAACAGACGCTCGATCTCCCGTCGCTGGTTAACGACGAAGAGGATATCGCCACGGTCGCCGGGCTGGTTATCGCCATTAACGGACAGATCCCGTGCGTGGGCGATGAACTGGCGATGCCGCCGCTGCGTATTACTATCGTCGAGGCTAACCCTTACCGCGTCGATCTGGTGCGGGTAGTGAAAGACACACCGCACCACGACGAAGAAGAGTAA
- the manX gene encoding PTS mannose transporter subunit IIAB, with amino-acid sequence MTIAIVIGTHGWAAEQLLKTAEMLLGEQENVGWIDFVPGENAETLIEKYNAQLEKLDTSKGVLFLVDTWGGSPFNAASRIVVDKPNYEVVAGVNIPMLVETLMARDDDPAYDELIAIAVETGREGVKALKAKPVEKAAPAAPAPKAAAPARPMGPNDYMVIGLARIDDRLIHGQVATRWTKETNVSRIIVVSDEVAADNVRKTLLTQVAPPGVTAHVVDVAKMIRVYNNPKYAGERVMLLFTNPTDVERIVEAGVKITSVNIGGMAYRQGKTQVNNAVSVDEKDIEAFKKLNARGIELEVRKVSNDPRLKMMDLISKATK; translated from the coding sequence GTGACCATTGCTATTGTCATAGGCACGCATGGCTGGGCGGCCGAACAACTGCTCAAAACAGCGGAAATGCTGTTGGGCGAGCAGGAGAATGTCGGCTGGATCGATTTCGTGCCCGGCGAAAATGCGGAAACCTTGATCGAAAAATATAACGCGCAGCTTGAGAAACTGGACACCAGCAAAGGCGTTCTCTTTCTGGTGGATACCTGGGGCGGCAGTCCGTTCAACGCGGCGAGCCGCATTGTGGTGGACAAGCCCAACTATGAAGTCGTCGCCGGGGTGAATATCCCGATGCTCGTCGAAACCTTAATGGCGCGCGACGACGATCCGGCTTACGATGAACTGATAGCGATTGCCGTTGAGACCGGACGCGAAGGCGTGAAAGCGCTGAAAGCCAAACCCGTTGAAAAAGCGGCTCCCGCCGCCCCCGCCCCGAAAGCGGCGGCGCCTGCCAGACCTATGGGGCCCAACGACTATATGGTCATCGGCCTCGCTCGTATCGACGACCGTCTGATTCACGGCCAGGTCGCCACCCGCTGGACCAAAGAGACCAACGTTTCGCGCATTATCGTGGTGAGCGATGAAGTCGCCGCCGACAACGTGCGTAAAACGCTGCTCACTCAGGTGGCTCCGCCAGGCGTCACCGCGCATGTGGTGGATGTCGCCAAAATGATCCGCGTTTATAACAACCCGAAATACGCGGGCGAGCGCGTGATGCTGCTGTTCACCAACCCGACTGATGTTGAGCGCATCGTGGAAGCCGGCGTCAAAATCACCTCCGTCAATATCGGCGGGATGGCCTACCGTCAGGGCAAAACCCAGGTGAACAACGCGGTCTCTGTCGATGAGAAAGATATCGAGGCCTTTAAGAAACTCAACGCGCGCGGCATTGAACTGGAAGTGCGTAAAGTCTCTAACGACCCACGTTTAAAAATGATGGATTTAATCAGCAAAGCCACGAAATAA
- a CDS encoding PTS mannose/fructose/sorbose transporter subunit IIC: protein MEITTLQIVLVFIVACIAGMESVLDEFQFHRPLVACTLVGAVLGDMKTGIIIGGTLEMIALGWMNIGAAVAPDAALASIISTILVIAGHQSIGAGIALAIPLAAAGQVLTIIVRTITVGFQHAADKAAQNGNLTALSWIHVSSLFLQAMRIAIPAVIVAISVGTSEVQSMLSAIPQVVTGGLNIAGGMIVVVGYAMVINMMRAGYLMPFFYLGFVTAAFTNFNLVALGVIGAVMAVLYIQLSPKYNRSAAAPAHTAGANDLDNELD, encoded by the coding sequence ATGGAGATTACCACTCTTCAGATTGTGCTGGTGTTCATCGTCGCCTGTATCGCGGGTATGGAATCGGTGCTTGATGAATTTCAGTTCCACCGCCCGCTGGTGGCCTGTACCCTGGTCGGGGCCGTACTGGGGGATATGAAAACCGGCATCATCATCGGCGGTACGCTGGAGATGATAGCGCTCGGCTGGATGAACATCGGTGCCGCCGTGGCGCCTGACGCCGCGCTGGCGTCGATTATCTCGACCATTCTGGTTATCGCCGGGCACCAGAGCATCGGCGCCGGTATCGCGCTGGCGATTCCGCTGGCCGCCGCAGGCCAGGTGCTGACCATCATCGTGCGTACCATTACCGTCGGCTTCCAGCACGCGGCGGATAAGGCGGCGCAAAACGGCAACCTCACCGCGCTGTCCTGGATCCATGTTTCGTCGCTGTTCTTACAGGCGATGCGTATCGCTATTCCGGCGGTTATCGTGGCGATTTCCGTCGGCACCAGCGAAGTACAGAGCATGCTTAGCGCGATCCCGCAAGTCGTGACCGGCGGCCTTAACATCGCAGGCGGCATGATTGTGGTGGTCGGTTACGCGATGGTCATCAACATGATGCGCGCTGGCTACCTGATGCCGTTCTTCTATCTCGGCTTCGTTACCGCCGCCTTCACCAATTTCAACCTCGTGGCGCTGGGCGTCATCGGCGCCGTTATGGCGGTGCTCTATATCCAGCTGAGCCCGAAATATAACCGCTCCGCAGCGGCGCCCGCGCACACTGCTGGCGCGAACGATCTTGATAACGAACTGGATTAA
- a CDS encoding PTS mannose transporter subunit IID, which translates to MVDMTKTTGEKKLTPGDVRGVFIRSNLFQGSWNFERMQALGFCFSMIPAIRRLYPENNEARRQAIKRHLEFFNTHPYVAAPVLGVTLAMEEQRANGAEIDDGAINGIKVGLMGPLAGVGDPIFWGTVRPVFAALGAGIAMSGSLLGPLLFFVLFNLVRLATRYYGVAYGYRKGVDIVKDMGGGFLQKLTEGASILGLFVMGALVNKWTHVNIPLVVSRITDPSGAEKVTTVQTILDQLMPGLVPLLLTFACMWLLRKKVNPLWIIVGFFVIGIAGYAVGLLGQ; encoded by the coding sequence ATGGTTGATATGACTAAAACAACTGGTGAGAAAAAACTGACCCCAGGCGATGTGCGCGGCGTGTTTATCCGCTCTAACCTCTTCCAGGGATCGTGGAACTTTGAACGTATGCAGGCGCTCGGCTTCTGCTTCTCGATGATACCGGCGATTCGCCGCCTGTACCCTGAGAACAACGAGGCGCGTCGTCAGGCCATTAAACGCCACCTGGAGTTTTTCAACACGCATCCGTACGTGGCAGCGCCAGTGCTCGGCGTCACGCTGGCCATGGAAGAGCAACGCGCGAACGGCGCGGAGATCGACGACGGCGCGATTAACGGCATTAAAGTGGGCCTGATGGGGCCGCTGGCAGGCGTCGGCGACCCGATTTTCTGGGGTACGGTGCGTCCGGTGTTCGCGGCGCTCGGCGCGGGCATCGCCATGAGCGGCAGCCTGCTCGGCCCGCTGCTGTTCTTCGTGCTGTTTAACCTGGTGCGTCTCGCCACGCGCTATTACGGCGTGGCGTATGGCTACCGTAAAGGCGTCGATATCGTGAAAGATATGGGCGGCGGCTTCCTGCAAAAACTGACCGAGGGGGCGTCAATTCTCGGCCTGTTTGTGATGGGGGCGTTGGTTAACAAATGGACGCACGTTAACATTCCGCTGGTGGTGTCGCGTATTACCGACCCGAGCGGCGCGGAAAAAGTCACGACAGTGCAGACGATCCTTGATCAGCTGATGCCGGGCCTGGTGCCGCTGCTGCTGACCTTCGCGTGCATGTGGTTGCTTCGTAAAAAAGTGAACCCGCTGTGGATTATCGTGGGGTTCTTCGTAATTGGTATCGCCGGTTACGCGGTCGGCCTGCTCGGCCAGTAA
- a CDS encoding DUF986 family protein: MTLTDGVLVILIIALLGWAIYDQWGTERRHGKTLLRVALLRRGRADSLIFTGLVAILIWQNIASHGALLTTWLLGALALVAIYLFWIREPQIRFKREGFFFVGGWVKYNHIKAMNLSEDGVLVMQLARRRLLIRVKNIDDLEKIYQFMINNQ, translated from the coding sequence ATGACGCTGACTGATGGAGTGCTGGTCATTTTGATTATCGCGCTGCTGGGCTGGGCCATTTATGACCAGTGGGGAACCGAGCGTCGCCACGGGAAGACATTGCTGCGGGTGGCGCTGCTCAGACGCGGGCGCGCCGACAGCCTGATCTTCACAGGTCTGGTCGCCATTCTTATCTGGCAGAACATCGCCTCGCACGGCGCGCTGCTCACCACCTGGCTGCTGGGCGCGCTGGCGTTAGTCGCGATTTATCTTTTCTGGATCAGAGAGCCGCAAATACGCTTTAAGCGCGAAGGCTTTTTCTTTGTCGGCGGCTGGGTGAAATATAACCACATTAAAGCGATGAATTTATCCGAAGATGGCGTTCTGGTCATGCAATTAGCCAGACGTCGGTTGCTTATTCGCGTTAAGAATATCGACGACTTGGAGAAAATTTATCAGTTTATGATTAACAATCAATAG
- the mntP gene encoding manganese efflux pump MntP gives MNLSATLLLAFGMSMDAFAASIGKGATLHKPKFSEALRTGLIFGVIEAITPLVGWLLGLLATQFVLTWNHWIAFVLLVFLGGRMIIEGMRGCEEAPEKLRRHSFWLLVTTAFATSLDAMAVGVGLAFLQVDIVKTALAIGCATLIMSTLGMMVGRFIGPLLGKRAEILGGVVLIGIGCQILWSHFAG, from the coding sequence ATGAATCTTTCCGCAACCCTGCTTCTCGCTTTCGGCATGTCAATGGACGCGTTCGCGGCTTCCATCGGCAAAGGCGCCACGCTCCATAAACCCAAATTTTCCGAAGCGCTCCGCACCGGCCTGATCTTTGGCGTTATCGAAGCGATTACTCCGCTGGTAGGCTGGCTGCTGGGTCTGCTGGCTACGCAGTTTGTGCTGACCTGGAATCACTGGATAGCGTTTGTGCTGCTGGTGTTCCTCGGCGGCCGGATGATTATCGAAGGCATGCGCGGCTGTGAGGAAGCGCCAGAGAAACTCCGTCGCCACAGCTTCTGGCTGCTGGTGACCACGGCGTTCGCCACCAGCCTTGACGCGATGGCAGTCGGCGTCGGCCTCGCCTTCCTTCAGGTCGATATCGTGAAAACCGCGCTCGCTATCGGCTGCGCCACGCTGATTATGTCAACGCTCGGCATGATGGTCGGCCGCTTTATCGGCCCGCTGCTTGGCAAACGGGCCGAAATTCTTGGCGGCGTGGTGCTTATCGGCATCGGCTGCCAGATCCTCTGGAGCCACTTCGCGGGTTAA